Below is a window of Terriglobia bacterium DNA.
GGATATAACGGGACATGGTCAGAAAAAACCTTCCGTGGCTCCAGCGTTCGCGAATCATGCGAACGGTTTCCGGCGGAAGCTTGGCCAGTTCACCCACAATGCGCAGACCAGTCTCACTGGCTTTGCCGCCGAACAGGCCCAGCACGCGCTTAGGTACGCCGCTGTTGCCGCGCTGCTGCAGCAGCAGCCATAGGCAGAAGCGGACTACGCCAATACCGCCGAGTGCGGCGCCTGCCCGCGAAAACCACACACCACGCCACAATTGCCAGCGCTGGGCGCGATGCGGCTTGATCCACTCTTCAGGCGTTAGCGGATCGACAAGGATGATGCCTGCCAGTTCTTCCGGGAAGCGCTGCGCATAGACACTCAGGATCAATGCGCCGAACGAATGTCCCACAAGAACATAGGGAGTTGTGATCTTGAGCGCCGTAACAACGGCATGAAGGTCGTCTGACATTTCCTGCAGTGTGCATTCCCGCGTGGACGGCGCACTCCAGCCGAAACCAGGGCGATCATAACTGTAAGTCGCGGCAAACTCCGCCAATTGAGGCTGCAGGATACTCCAGTTGAGCGACGAGGCTGCAATGCCAGCTTCCAAGACGAGCGGCGGATTGCCGCTGCCCATTTGGCACACGTGCATGCTGCCGCGCGAGGTATTCACGATCACGCCGGGCGCGGGAAACTTGCGTGCATCCCGGCGAACGCAGAGGAACTGTGCCAGCGCTTGTAAAAATAGCGCCGCGACAATCGCCATGAGTAATGTCGTAACCAAAGGTAAAGCTCGCCTCTGCTCCTAATGCTAATAGAGAGGCCTGAGCGCAAAAAAATAAAAAGGCCGCAATGCAAAAATTGCGGCCCTTACCGACAACGCAGCAAGTAGCTACTGCGGAGGAGCTTGCTTGGTGATATCGTCCAGGCCGGTTGTCGGCTGGGCGGGCAATGGTGGCGGCGTGAGAAACGCCGGCGGATTCACAAAATCAAAAAACTCCGTCATGTCGTCTGCAGCGGCATCGCGCGCAGTGAGCGGAGGCAGATTGAAGCGCGTTTCAACCAGCTTCAGGATCGAAGTGAGCTCGCGGTTGGTGTGAGAAACAAAGTGCGGTTTCACGAATGGCGAGACCACGATGATCGGCACGCGGAAGCCGCTGAGCGTGAAGTCGCCAGGAAGATCGTTGGGTCCAAGCTGCGGCGGTGTGCTATCGGGCGGAACAACAGTGAACGGCGGCACGTGATCATAGAGTCCGCCGCCTTCGTCATACGCCAGGATGAAGATGGAGTCGTGCCATGCGGGGCTGTTCATCAACGCATCGATGATGGTTTTTACGTAGGCCGCGCCCTGCTGGATATTGTTTTCCGGATGTTCGTCCAGTCCACTGCCGCCAAAACCGGCATCAATCCAGACAAAGGAAGGCAGGTCGTCATCCGCTGTCGGGCGCGCCAGGATATCGAAATAGTTTTGGATTGGAGCGGTCTTTTCCCGAATCGCAAGATTGTTCCAATCTGTAAAACCAGCCAGAAAGATTCCATCCTTATCGTAATAAGACCAGCGAACGCCGGCATTTTGCAGGCTG
It encodes the following:
- a CDS encoding alpha/beta hydrolase gives rise to the protein MVTTLLMAIVAALFLQALAQFLCVRRDARKFPAPGVIVNTSRGSMHVCQMGSGNPPLVLEAGIAASSLNWSILQPQLAEFAATYSYDRPGFGWSAPSTRECTLQEMSDDLHAVVTALKITTPYVLVGHSFGALILSVYAQRFPEELAGIILVDPLTPEEWIKPHRAQRWQLWRGVWFSRAGAALGGIGVVRFCLWLLLQQRGNSGVPKRVLGLFGGKASETGLRIVGELAKLPPETVRMIRERWSHGRFFLTMSRYIQRLPKNAAEASRFQIPAHIPVTVISGAHQPPVLLAEHQAIATHSLCGKHLIAEKGAHWVHLDQPELIVEALCDIAEKLKAESIENFNGK